Part of the Terrisporobacter glycolicus ATCC 14880 = DSM 1288 genome is shown below.
AAGTATTGTAAGACCACAAGATCAAGTAATATCTAAACCTACTGAAAAACAGGAAGTAGCTCAAAAAAAAGCTACGTCAGATCCTGTAAGAGGAAGCGGAAATGTATTAGCACCAATGCCAGGAACAATAAGTGATGTTAAGATAAGTGAAGGTCAAAATGTTGCTAAGGGTGATATTTTATTAATATTAGAAGCTATGAAGATGGAAAATGAAATATTAGCTCCAGCTAATGGTACAGTAAAAGAAGTAAAAGCTATTAAAGGTGCTTCTGTTAGCTCAGGAGATTTATTAGTTAGAATAGGATAATTTTAAATATAGATAGAAGGGGGAAAAACCCGTGGGAGAGGTTATAATAAATTTTATACAAACAATGGGGATTGTCAATATAACTTGGCAACAGATGGTAATGATACTAGTATCGTGTGTTCTATTATATTTGGCCATTGCTAAAGGATTTGAACCATTATTATTAATTCCAATAGCATTTGGTATGTTATTATCAAACCTTCCATTATCAGGAGTTATGAATGAAGCAGTTTCTAAAATACAGCTTATATCACCTGAAGGAGTAGAGGCATTAAAGGAAGGAGCATCAGCACATATTAGCACACAAGCTCCAGGAGGAATGTTAGGGTATTTATTTTTAGGAGATGAACTTGGAATATTTCCTCCATTAATTTTCTTAGGAGTGGGTGCTATGACAGATTTTGGACCGTTAATAGCAAATCCTAAAAGTATATTATTAGGTGCAGCAGCACAATTTGGTATATTTACAACTTTTTTAGGTGCTTTAGTATTAGGATTTGGAGCACAAGCAGCAGCATCAATAGGTATAATAGGTGGAGCAGATGGACCAACAGCAATATATTTAGCAACTAAATTAGCACCGCACTTATTAGCACCAATAGCAGTTGCGGCGTATTCTTATATGGCATTAGTTCCAATAATTCAACCGCCAATAATGAGAGCTTTAACTACTAAAGAAGAAAGATGTATAGTTATGACTCAATCTAAACCAGTTTCTAAAAAAGCAAAAATAATATTTCCAATAGCGGTTACAATTGTAGTATCATTATTATTACCATCAGCAGCTACTTTAATAGGAATGCTTATGTTTGGTAATTTACTTAAAGAGTCTGGTGCTACAGATAGATTATCTGATACAGCTTCAAATGCATTAATGAATATAGTAACTATTTTCTTAGGTGTATCAGTTGGTGCATCTGCAGAAGCAAGCATATTCTTAAGTTCTCAAACTCTTATGATATTTGGACTTGGAGTATTGGCATTTGGTATAGGAACAGCAGCAGGTGTATTATTTGCTAAATTAATGAACTTAATATGTAAGGAAAAAGTAAATCCACTAATCGGTTCAGCTGGTGTATCAGCAGTTCCAATGGCAGCTAGAGTATCTCAAAAAGTTGCTCAAGAAGAATGTCCAGGAAACTTTATATTAATGCATGCTATGGGACCGAATGTTGCAGGCGTTATAGGCTCAGCAGTAGCAGCAGGTATTTTACTAAGCCTATTTGGATAAGAATAAAGATTAAAAAAGTATCTTACAATTGCGTAAGATACTTTTTTAATCTTTATATATTATAGACTAGGTTTAATAAGTCTTATAAAATAATTAGTAGTTGCAAAACATTAATATTTGTTATTTAATAATTTTTATGATCTTATAAAAGTTTTGAATCTATATATATAAAGGGGATTGAGATATGTATGAGGTAATATTAGAACTAAGAAATTTGAGAAAGCAATTTGGAGGAAAAGAAGTATTAAAAGGTGTTGATCTCCAAGTAAAAAGAGGAGAAATTATTGGATATATAGGTGCCAATGGTGCAGGTAAGAGCACAACTGTAAAAATTATGCTGGGAATTGTAGATGGATATGAAGGGGATGTAATAATATTTGATAAAAATATTAAAAATACAAAAGGCGAATATAAAAAGAAAATAGGTTATGTGCCAGAAGT
Proteins encoded:
- a CDS encoding sodium ion-translocating decarboxylase subunit beta codes for the protein MGIVNITWQQMVMILVSCVLLYLAIAKGFEPLLLIPIAFGMLLSNLPLSGVMNEAVSKIQLISPEGVEALKEGASAHISTQAPGGMLGYLFLGDELGIFPPLIFLGVGAMTDFGPLIANPKSILLGAAAQFGIFTTFLGALVLGFGAQAAASIGIIGGADGPTAIYLATKLAPHLLAPIAVAAYSYMALVPIIQPPIMRALTTKEERCIVMTQSKPVSKKAKIIFPIAVTIVVSLLLPSAATLIGMLMFGNLLKESGATDRLSDTASNALMNIVTIFLGVSVGASAEASIFLSSQTLMIFGLGVLAFGIGTAAGVLFAKLMNLICKEKVNPLIGSAGVSAVPMAARVSQKVAQEECPGNFILMHAMGPNVAGVIGSAVAAGILLSLFG
- a CDS encoding biotin/lipoyl-containing protein; this translates as MIKNYNIVVNGNTYEVQVEELGASVESIVRPQDQVISKPTEKQEVAQKKATSDPVRGSGNVLAPMPGTISDVKISEGQNVAKGDILLILEAMKMENEILAPANGTVKEVKAIKGASVSSGDLLVRIG